One stretch of Pirellulales bacterium DNA includes these proteins:
- a CDS encoding DUF1580 domain-containing protein, with translation MAIDVNREKLLTFNEVAEQLFASWRPDAATWFRWATKGLRGVRLETVKVGGKVLTSREAVHRFVAATNGTCSLASAPTSNLAKPSRSANEVLRVAGIAADYSENDRDACRVDR, from the coding sequence ATGGCGATCGATGTTAATCGCGAAAAACTCCTAACATTCAATGAAGTCGCCGAACAACTTTTCGCCAGCTGGCGCCCGGATGCGGCGACCTGGTTTCGCTGGGCGACCAAGGGCCTCCGTGGCGTGCGCCTCGAAACCGTAAAGGTGGGCGGCAAGGTGCTGACGAGCCGGGAAGCAGTACACCGATTCGTCGCAGCTACCAACGGCACGTGCTCGCTGGCTTCCGCGCCCACGAGCAACCTTGCCAAGCCGAGCCGATCGGCGAACGAAGTGCTGCGCGTTGCCGGTATCGCGGCAGACTACTCAGAAAACGACCGCGATGCGTGCCGAGTTGATCGATGA